CCCCGTCGCTCGCGCACCTAGCAATTGATGAACCACCGGCGTCACTGAAGTTCGAGCCGCCCGCGCCCGTTTTGCTCGCTCCGGTCGCGAAAACTCCGAAGCCCGCGCCCCCCATATCAACTCCCGTGCCGGCGCCGAAGTCGGTTCCCGTGCCGGCGCCCGTGGTCAAAGTCACGCCCCCGCCGGTTCCCGTGACGAAGTCGGCTCCAGTACCTCTGCAACCGAAAGTACACCCGCTTTTCCCGGTACCCGCGCCCGTGGCCCTGACGCCGGCCCCGCCGATGCCCCCGGTGCCGTTCGTGTTTCTTCCGCTCGTCGCGCTGAACGGCCTGTTCGATAACATTTGCGGGATGTTCGGCCCGCCGGGGCGCCTGATCCGCTCCGGGTTCGTCAAGAACCTGTTGGGTTTCGCCGGGCTGGGGCTGATCGCGTACACCATTCTTCGCGTGGCCCAGGTGCAAGGGTGGCTGTCACTTCCCGTCGTGCTTCCCTGGCCCAAGTGACTTGGCCCACGTGCGGTGGGTCATATAATCTTGAGAACCGACAATGTCGCCCGGCCGGTGGCGAACACCCGATGGGAGACCATTAGTTTCTCCTACCGGGCCGTGTCGTTTGCCCGGAGCCACTCCGCCGAGGCCCGCCGATGGCGTCTTCGCCGACGAACGATCCACCGCTCCCGCCGGTCAAACTCGACCCGCTCGCCGGTCTGCTCAGCTACTTCATCCCCGGACTCGGCCAGATCTACCAGGGGCGCGTGGGAAAGGGGCTCCTGTTCTTCGGCGGGCTGTACCTGCTCTTCTTCTACGGCATGTGGATGGGCCAGTGGCGGAACGTGTGGCTGCCCGAAACCGATGACCTGCCCGCGGTCGCGTTCGCGGGGACCGACCTCCCCGGTGTGGCCAAAGCCGTTTCTTACCGTCCGCAGTTCCTCGGCCAGTTCTGGATCGGCGCCGCCGCGTGGCCCGGAGTGTACCAGCACATCGCGTTCGACAAGGCGAAGGACGAAGGGCCGATCTTCGGGAAGTTCCAGCGGATGCCCGACGAAAAGGAACTGAACGACCTTCAGCGCAACGGTAACAAGCGGTGGGACTTGGGCTGGGTGTACACGGTGATCGCGGGCGTTCTGAACTTGCTCGTGATCTACGACGCCTTCGCCGGGCCGATGTTCCGCGAGGCCTCCCCGGAATGGGTCGGGGACGAAAGCGAGGACGCCTACACTGCGGCCCCTCGGCCCACAGTACCCGTCGTTCCGCCCCCTCCACCTCCAGCGCCCGCGCACTCGTTCAAGCCGCCCGCGCCCCCGGTCGAGGCTCCCGTCCACTCCGCGCCTCCCGCTCCGCCCACCGCACAAGGAGGCGCGTAATGAACCTTTCACTGTTCGCCGTGAGCATCTACTGGGATTTGCCGGTGCTGCTGGTGGTGGTGAGCCTGATTTACGCGGCCACGCGCCACGATCGCTGGGACAAGATCGTTCACGAGGCGACCGGGTGGGGGCTGCGCATCACGCTGTTCCTCGCGGGCATTGGCGTCGTGCTGTACCTGCTCTCGACGTACATTTAGCCGCGCAAATCGGGTGCTTAGAACGAGCCGCGACCGCAAGGGAGCGGGAAGCACAGGTCTGTCCCGGCCGGCTCCGAAGTTTCGCCGAACAAACCCGTCTGATCTTTCTGTTCGTGGCGCCGGTCTCTGGCGCGTTGAGGTGCTTGTGCCACGAGCAACGGGCACGCTCCCAATTCCTTATTGCTCTCAGTGTATCCAGGATGTCGCGCCCGCTCCCTTGCGGTCGCGGCTCGTTCACCCGCTACACCAATTCCGAAACGTCTACCGGTCGTTCGCCCGGAGACCTGCAACTTGTCTGATCGTGCCTTTTATCTGCGTTGATCCGCGGCGCCTCTTCGTCTCACGCCTTCATCTTCGCCACACGCAACTTCGCCGACCGCGAGCGCGGGTTCGCCCGGCGCTCCTCGAACGTCGAGCGGATCGCGTCCGGGCTGACGGCTTCGTACACGCCCGCCCGCAGCCCGTCACGGAACGCCGCTTTCACGAGCCGGTCTTCGCCACTGTGGAAGCTGATGATCGCCGCCACCCCGCCCGGCTTCAGGATGGTCGGCAGCACGCGCAGCAGTTGTTGAAGGTTCGCGAGTTCGCGGTTCGCGAGGATGCGGAGCGATTGGAAGACCCGCGTCGCCGGGCCGAGTAGCTGTTTCCGCTCGGGCGGCGCGCCCGGGCTGCGGTCCACACGCACGGGCGCAGCGCTTTCAATCAGTTCTCGCAGCTCCTTCGTTCGCTCGATCGGCTTCACTTCACGCTGCGCCACGATCGCGTCGGCAATGGCTTCCGCTTGTGGTTCGTCGCCGAATTCACTGAAGCACGCGGCGAGTTCGTCTTTCGAGAGCGTCGCGAGCAAATCGGCCGCGGTGCGCCCGCGGGTGCGGTCCATCCGCATGTCGAGCGGGCCGTCGCGCATGAACGAGAACCCGCGGGTGCGGTCGTCCACCTGCATGCTCGACATGCCGAGGTCCGCGAGCACGCCGTCGACTTGCGACACGCCCTCAATCGCGAGAACCGTAGGTAAGCCCGCGAAATTGGAGTGGTGCAGCGCGAACAGTCCGCCGGCGGCTTCGAGCTTCGCGCGGGCCGGTTCGATGTTCCCCGCATCAAGGTCGGTGGCGATGAGTAACCCGTCGGGGGAGACGCGCTGGAGCAGTTCGAGCGAGTGGCCCGCGAACCCGAGCGTGCAATCGACTATCGTTTGCCCCGGTTGCGGGTTCAGCGCAGCGAGCACTTCCGCGAGCATGACCGGTTTGTGCTCGCCCTCCGAGGTGGAGCGCCGGACGCGCTTCCGCCAGAACGGGCGCTTCTTCTTTTTCTTGGGTTGCTCGTCGGACATGAGGGGATTGTATCGGGATCGCGGTCCGCACGCCCTGTGAGCCGCGAACTCACTCTCCCGGCACGGGGTCGGTACCTTTGCCGGCGACGGTGCTCAGGCCGTACAGCACGCGCGGGTCAACGCCCGTGGTGAACGTTCGCACGCTCCCGTCGCACATGGCGAAGGCGGCGGTGCCCGGGAAATAACCCCCGAACTGCCCGTCAGCACCAATGAGCGGCCGCGCGCCGGGCGCATCATCCAGTCCGCGCAGTGTCGAGGGGCCGCCGCGGAGCCACGGGCCGACCTCGTTTCGCGTTTCGGCGAACAGTAGGGTTTGGCTGAGCCCGTCAACAGTGCGATCAAAGGGGGTAGGGGTGTCGTACCGCATCGCACCGGCGTGCGGCGAATCCACGGGAAGAGTCGCGGAATTCGCTCCGCGGCCACTAATCCCCACGTAACAGGTGATCGCAGCCGCATCGGGCGGTACTTCGGGCGTGTTCTCGGGGCACAGCAGGACCACGAGTCGCGTGCGCCCGGCGCGTTGGTTCGCGTCCGCGCTCCACGGCTTCGTGCGGTCGATGGCACTCAGGAGTTGCTCCGAGTTCACCCTCCGCTGGTCCATGCTCGGGAGCACGCCCACTACCCAACTGAGCCGGTCTTCCGGTGGCGTGCCGTACAGCGCAATAGTGCCGGCGGGGATTTCCGTGAGGAGCTTGCGCGCGTCGTTCTTCGGGTTCGGTTCGGTGTGGTGCGCGGCGAAGAGGGCGAGTTCCCGCAAATTGTTCTGCGACCCCACCACGTTCGCCTGGAGCCGCGCCTTCATGATGAACGGGACCGCCAGGGCCGCTACAACGAGTACGAGCAGCACGGCGCCGATGATAGTGACCCGACGATTCATCGCGACCCTCGCGAAATAGGAACCCATCTGGTTTACGCATTTCGCGGGCGAACGGTGCGGCGCGGCACTCGAAACGGACCTCGTTATGCGCTGGACCTTCGCGACCGCGGTTCTAATCGTGCCTTTCGCTCACGTGCGCGCGGACGAGCCGAAACCGGAAGCCGCCGACGCGGTGATAGCTGATGCGCTCAAGGCGTTTCAGGTGCCCGGCGCGGCACTCGTGGTCGTGCGCGGCGACCAGACGATTGTACTGAAGGGGTACGGGCACCGATCACTCGACACGAAGGCGCCGGTCACGCCGGACACCTCATTCCCGCTCGCGTCCTGCACGAAGCAATTCACTACGGCGCTCCTGGCGATGCTCGTCGATGAGGGGAGCCTGAATTGGGACGACCCGGTGAAGAAGCACCTGCCGAGTTTTAAGCTCTCCGATCCGAACGCGAACGCGCTGCTCACTGTCCGCGATCTCGTGACGCACCGCACCGGGCTCGCGAGTCACGATCTGCTGTGGTACCACGCGCCGTGGAGCATCGAACACACGCTGAAGCAAGTGCCGCTACTGCCGCTGGATTATCCGTTTCGGAGCGGCTACCGGTACAACAGCATCACGTTCATGGCAGCCGGGCGCATTGCCGAGCAGTGCGGAAAGGACAAGTGGGAGAAACTCGTTCGCGAGCGGATCGTTGATCCACTTGAAATGAAGGGCGTCACGTTCACGACAACGGCGATCGCGAAGGACGCCGACCGCGCGCTCGGCCACCAGCTCAACAAGGCCGGGAAGGTCGAGCGGATGCCGACTTACGAGATGAAGGAGCCGAACCCGTCCGGTTCGATGAACGCGACCGCACGTGACCTCGCCGCATGGCTGCAATTTCACGTCTCCGACGGGGTCGCTCCCAACGGAAAGCGGCTCGTTTCCTCAAAGCCGTTACTCGAAACCCGTTCGCCACAAAACGTGATGCGCCTGGAAGGTGCGGCAAAGTCGCAGTTCCCGGAGACGGTACAACTGAGCTACGCGATGGGCTGGGTGGTGAACGACTATCGCGGGCTGAAAGTCGTTGCTCACGGCGGCTTGATTGACGGGTTCCGCATTCAAATCACGCTCGTTCCGGACAAGGATTTGGGCTTCGCGGTGCTGACCAACTTGCACGACACGCGAATGCCGATGGCCGCGACGAACGCGCTTGTTGATTTGTACTGCGAGCTGAAGCCGAAAGATTGGAACGCTTATTTCCGTAAAGCGCTCGATGATGAGGCGGAAGCGAAGAAGGCCGCACTTGCGGCCCGTGACAAAACTCGCGATCCGACCGCGAAGCCGTCGCTCCCGCTGACCGACTTCGCGGGCAAGTACACGCACCCGGCCTACGGTACTGCGACCGTCACGCACGCCGACGACAAACTCACTGCGACCTTCAGTAACTTCACGTACCCGCTGGAGCACTACGAACGCGACACGTTCCGAATCACCGCCGGGCGCTTCGAGAACGAACTCGCCACGTTTACCGTGACAGATGGGAAGACGAAAGGATTGGCGCTGTCGGGGATCGAGTTCAAGTTCAAGAAATGACGGGCGCCGGCTTTCCCCGGGAACGCCTCGCCCGCGTTCCCGGGAAAAGCGAATCACCCGCCCGTGCCCGCGAGTGCCTCGTCGCGGTTGGGGTAGTTCGGGAGCACCTGCGTCAGCTTGGTCAGCGTCAACATCGAGAGCACCTCGTCGGTCGGGTTGCACACCGTGACCGCGCCCTCACCGCGCACTTGGTTCTGCAACCCGACCAATAGTCGGAGGCCGAGGCTCCCGGCGAATTCCAAATTGGTCAAATCGAACACGAACCGGCGCAGCCCCGCGCGGTACACTTCTTGAATCTGCGGGTGCAGTTCATCCACCGCGACCGGGTCCAGCTTGCCGATGAGCGCGATCACCACCGCGCGGTTGTCGGGAGTGAACTCGAACTGGCTGGTAAACGCCGGCTTCTTCGACATGGCGCACTCGTCTCGGGAGAGGAACGGACCCCAACCATGATACGATCTCCGGCGTGGGTCTTGCGCCGGGCGAAGTATAACGATGGCACCGCTCCCGGAGTACGTCAATGCTCTCCGTACTGCTCCTCGTTACGATCCCGCTCCCCGATCTTACCCCACGAGCGCCCAGCCCAAAAGACGTGCGCGCTGCGGTCGAAGCCGCGCTGCCCCAACTGAAAAAAGGCGCGACCGGGCACATCGAGCAAAAGACGTGCTTCGCGTGCCACAATCAGACACCGCCAATGCTGGCGTTCTCCACCGCGACCGGGCGCGGGTTCACCGTTCCGCCCGCACTGGTGAAGGCACAAGCGGAGCACATTTCGAGTTTCCTCGAAACGAACCGCGAGCGGTTCAAGGACGGGCGCGGGACCGGCGGGCAGGTGGACACGGCCGCGGCCGCGCTCTTCACGCTCGAACTCGCGGGGCACAAGCCGGACGAGAACACCGCAGCGGTGGTCGAGTTCCTCCTCAAAACGCAGTCCGATCGCGACCACTGGCACGCGAGCGGCAACCGCCCTCCGAGCGAAGCAAGTGACTTCAGCACGACCTACCTTGCGATACGAGGACTGAAGTTCTGGGGACCGCCGGCGAACGCGGACAAGCAAAAGGTCGCGAAGCGCACCGACGCGGCCCGCGCGTGGCTCGTGAAAACACCCGCGAAAGACACGGAAGATCGCGTGTTCCGCTTGCTCGCCCTCCAGGAATCCGGCGCAGACGCGAAAGAGGTAGCCGCCGCCGCGTGGGAATTGCAGGGCACGCAGCGCGCGGACGGTGGTTGGGCGCAGCTCGACGGCGGGCGCAGCGACGCCTACGCGACGGGTTCGGCACTGGTCGCGCTTCACTGGGCCGGTGGATTGAAGACCGATTCGCCCGCGTACCGAGCGGGGTTGGCTCACTTGCTGAAAGTGCAGCGCGCGGATGGGACGTGGTTCGTGAAGTCGCGCAGCAAGCCGTTTCAGCCGTACTACGAGAGCGGCTTCCCCTACGAAAAGGACCAGTTTATCGCAATTACCGCGAGCGGATGGGCAACGACTGCGCTTGTGCTGGCGTTGGAGAAGAAGTGAATCAAAAGAGAACCCGGGGTTGAAACCCCGGGCTATTCCCGGTGACCCCATTCGGGGTCCAAAAGGCAACGAACCCGTTGATTGTTTTGGCGGCCCCAACGGGGCCACCGGTAATAGCCCGGGGTTTCAACCCCGGGAGCGAAATGGCAACCCCGTGCTCTCTTTTGGTCCCTGGCACCCACAAAACCCGGGGTTGAACCCCCGGGCTCTCTTCTTGGTTCTCAGCACCCAGGTTCACTTCTTGATCGGCTTGTACTCGACCTTCTTGAACGTCATCACGCTACCCGGGTCGTGGCCCTGGAGCGCGAAGTGACCCTTCGTGTAGGTGTTGTTTGGGTCTTTGAAGTCCACCGTCTTCTTGCCGTTCACGATGATCGTGATGTGGTTGCCGTCGGCGATCACTTCTTGCGTGAAGAACTCGTCGGCCTTGTGCGGGGCGTCCTTCATCACGCAAATTTCCTTTCGGAACTCGCCGAGCTTCGTGCGGCCGTCCGGGTACAGGCTGCCGGTGCGGATCTGGTCGCCGTGCGTCGCGTTGATTTGGGCCTCGTAGCCGGCCGGGAAGCCCGGCTCGAACTTCGTGCGGAAGTATTGACCGCTGTTACCCTTATCGTTGATCTTCGCCTCGACGCGGTAGTGGAAGTTGTCGGCCTCGATTTCGGTGAAGATGTGGCTGGCCGGCCCGCCACCCACGATCAGCCCGTCCTTAATTTGCCAGAGAGTCACTTCCTTACCCGGGGTGCCGTCCTTCTTGTCCTTCTCGACACCGGCGAAGGCGATCACCTTCCCGGCCTCGTTCTTCGTCTCCTTCACACCCTTGAACTGGCCGCCCGGGGGGTTGGGGATCTTCCAGCCGGTAAAGTCTTTACCGTTGAACAGTTGCACCCATTCGTCGTCCGCGGCGCGGGCGGCGGGATCAGCGAGAACCGCAACGGCGCCGGCCGCGCACAGCGCGACCGTCATCAGCGAGCGGGAGAGGCATCGGGATTGCATACGTCGGCTCCAGTGAAAATCGGCAGAATCGCGGCCCCCGCGGTTCCCGGAGATGATCCTATTCGCACAAGTTGCGCCCCGCCACCACTCAGCAAGATCAACTGATACGATGCAACCGCACGAACCGAAAAAATTACCCAGAACGTGCAGTTTCCGTTGCCTAACATTTGAAACGCCAGTACGTTGTTTGTCGTCGAGCCTGCCTGGGCAGTTTGGGTAATCTTTATTGCCCTCCCGGTTCAAGCCGACTAATCAGGGCCGGGCCGGTTCGCAGCAGGGAAGTCGCGAGCGCCCCACTCCTAATCCCGTTAAGTGGAGGCTTCGC
The Gemmata palustris DNA segment above includes these coding regions:
- a CDS encoding DUF6677 family protein, whose product is MASSPTNDPPLPPVKLDPLAGLLSYFIPGLGQIYQGRVGKGLLFFGGLYLLFFYGMWMGQWRNVWLPETDDLPAVAFAGTDLPGVAKAVSYRPQFLGQFWIGAAAWPGVYQHIAFDKAKDEGPIFGKFQRMPDEKELNDLQRNGNKRWDLGWVYTVIAGVLNLLVIYDAFAGPMFREASPEWVGDESEDAYTAAPRPTVPVVPPPPPPAPAHSFKPPAPPVEAPVHSAPPAPPTAQGGA
- the rsmH gene encoding 16S rRNA (cytosine(1402)-N(4))-methyltransferase RsmH, with protein sequence MSDEQPKKKKKRPFWRKRVRRSTSEGEHKPVMLAEVLAALNPQPGQTIVDCTLGFAGHSLELLQRVSPDGLLIATDLDAGNIEPARAKLEAAGGLFALHHSNFAGLPTVLAIEGVSQVDGVLADLGMSSMQVDDRTRGFSFMRDGPLDMRMDRTRGRTAADLLATLSKDELAACFSEFGDEPQAEAIADAIVAQREVKPIERTKELRELIESAAPVRVDRSPGAPPERKQLLGPATRVFQSLRILANRELANLQQLLRVLPTILKPGGVAAIISFHSGEDRLVKAAFRDGLRAGVYEAVSPDAIRSTFEERRANPRSRSAKLRVAKMKA
- a CDS encoding DUF1559 family PulG-like putative transporter, producing MNRRVTIIGAVLLVLVVAALAVPFIMKARLQANVVGSQNNLRELALFAAHHTEPNPKNDARKLLTEIPAGTIALYGTPPEDRLSWVVGVLPSMDQRRVNSEQLLSAIDRTKPWSADANQRAGRTRLVVLLCPENTPEVPPDAAAITCYVGISGRGANSATLPVDSPHAGAMRYDTPTPFDRTVDGLSQTLLFAETRNEVGPWLRGGPSTLRGLDDAPGARPLIGADGQFGGYFPGTAAFAMCDGSVRTFTTGVDPRVLYGLSTVAGKGTDPVPGE
- a CDS encoding serine hydrolase, with the protein product MRWTFATAVLIVPFAHVRADEPKPEAADAVIADALKAFQVPGAALVVVRGDQTIVLKGYGHRSLDTKAPVTPDTSFPLASCTKQFTTALLAMLVDEGSLNWDDPVKKHLPSFKLSDPNANALLTVRDLVTHRTGLASHDLLWYHAPWSIEHTLKQVPLLPLDYPFRSGYRYNSITFMAAGRIAEQCGKDKWEKLVRERIVDPLEMKGVTFTTTAIAKDADRALGHQLNKAGKVERMPTYEMKEPNPSGSMNATARDLAAWLQFHVSDGVAPNGKRLVSSKPLLETRSPQNVMRLEGAAKSQFPETVQLSYAMGWVVNDYRGLKVVAHGGLIDGFRIQITLVPDKDLGFAVLTNLHDTRMPMAATNALVDLYCELKPKDWNAYFRKALDDEAEAKKAALAARDKTRDPTAKPSLPLTDFAGKYTHPAYGTATVTHADDKLTATFSNFTYPLEHYERDTFRITAGRFENELATFTVTDGKTKGLALSGIEFKFKK
- a CDS encoding STAS domain-containing protein, translating into MSKKPAFTSQFEFTPDNRAVVIALIGKLDPVAVDELHPQIQEVYRAGLRRFVFDLTNLEFAGSLGLRLLVGLQNQVRGEGAVTVCNPTDEVLSMLTLTKLTQVLPNYPNRDEALAGTGG
- a CDS encoding prenyltransferase/squalene oxidase repeat-containing protein, whose amino-acid sequence is MLSVLLLVTIPLPDLTPRAPSPKDVRAAVEAALPQLKKGATGHIEQKTCFACHNQTPPMLAFSTATGRGFTVPPALVKAQAEHISSFLETNRERFKDGRGTGGQVDTAAAALFTLELAGHKPDENTAAVVEFLLKTQSDRDHWHASGNRPPSEASDFSTTYLAIRGLKFWGPPANADKQKVAKRTDAARAWLVKTPAKDTEDRVFRLLALQESGADAKEVAAAAWELQGTQRADGGWAQLDGGRSDAYATGSALVALHWAGGLKTDSPAYRAGLAHLLKVQRADGTWFVKSRSKPFQPYYESGFPYEKDQFIAITASGWATTALVLALEKK
- a CDS encoding 3-keto-disaccharide hydrolase, translated to MQSRCLSRSLMTVALCAAGAVAVLADPAARAADDEWVQLFNGKDFTGWKIPNPPGGQFKGVKETKNEAGKVIAFAGVEKDKKDGTPGKEVTLWQIKDGLIVGGGPASHIFTEIEADNFHYRVEAKINDKGNSGQYFRTKFEPGFPAGYEAQINATHGDQIRTGSLYPDGRTKLGEFRKEICVMKDAPHKADEFFTQEVIADGNHITIIVNGKKTVDFKDPNNTYTKGHFALQGHDPGSVMTFKKVEYKPIKK